A window of the Janthinobacterium agaricidamnosum NBRC 102515 = DSM 9628 genome harbors these coding sequences:
- a CDS encoding HAD family hydrolase: MGVAARPGVAGAAPLPTLFFDIDNTLFDYRGAETAAAIAFHDAYAARLAQDKAAFVRQWADHAERYFQRYLDGELTLLQQRRLRIMLAFGFDQTVSVSVLDHLFGRYLAYYEQSWQLFPEVPAALQLLREFPLGIISNGDATQQRKKLQVLGIASLFRHVVVSSDLGISKPDSRIFAEAARLSGGTGGRCIYIGDQPDTDVRAAASAGWQAFLVNREMVDGAPRACLLSVARRILQDHAAGAATVS; the protein is encoded by the coding sequence ATGGGCGTAGCGGCGCGGCCCGGGGTGGCCGGCGCGGCGCCGTTGCCAACGCTGTTCTTCGACATCGACAATACCCTGTTCGATTACAGGGGGGCCGAGACTGCGGCGGCAATCGCGTTCCATGACGCCTACGCGGCGCGGCTGGCGCAAGACAAGGCCGCGTTTGTCCGCCAGTGGGCCGATCATGCGGAACGCTATTTTCAGCGTTACCTGGACGGTGAACTGACGTTGCTGCAACAACGTCGGCTACGCATCATGCTGGCGTTCGGGTTCGACCAGACGGTCAGCGTGTCCGTGCTCGACCATCTGTTCGGGCGCTACCTCGCGTATTACGAACAGAGCTGGCAATTATTTCCGGAGGTGCCGGCCGCACTGCAGCTGCTGCGAGAGTTTCCACTTGGCATCATTTCGAATGGCGATGCGACGCAACAACGCAAGAAATTGCAGGTGCTTGGCATCGCCTCGTTATTCCGCCATGTGGTGGTGTCCAGCGATCTCGGCATCAGCAAACCGGATTCGCGCATCTTTGCCGAAGCCGCGCGCCTGTCGGGCGGCACTGGCGGCCGCTGCATCTACATCGGCGACCAGCCCGACACCGATGTCCGGGCTGCCGCCAGCGCCGGCTGGCAAGCCTTCCTGGTCAATCGCGAGATGGTCGACGGAGCACCGCGGGCCTGCCTTCTCAGTGTAGCCCGGCGCATCTTGCAGGATCATGCCGCTGGCGCAGCCACGGTTTCATGA
- a CDS encoding PLP-dependent aminotransferase family protein yields MHQTINFSRGVPDPASFPVDDMKVMADRALSKYGDQLLQYGPATGFLPLREFIARWFGRQVPEVMVGNGSLELFGFLCEACLRPGDVVFVESPTYDRALTILQKHGVEIVGIDVGVDGIDLAMFEAALRRHTPKLVYLIPDFQNPTGMCTPLAARQQIADWSAQHDFLIVEDGPYGFLRYTGRDIPTMVSLAPDRTVHLSSFTKLISPGLRVGFMLGNPAIIDAVSRVAESYYITPGYFSQGVIAEWCNGGLLDAQLTKLRGLYAPRLAALLEALDRHLPGRLVGRPEGGFFAAITLDAGMDEAELLGLARDAGVILSSGNAFFVHAPSHRFIRLPFCALPPDVIEEGVRRLASMVAATQARQPSWA; encoded by the coding sequence ATGCACCAGACTATTAATTTTTCGCGCGGCGTGCCCGATCCGGCCTCGTTTCCGGTCGATGACATGAAAGTCATGGCGGACCGCGCGTTGTCCAAATATGGCGATCAATTGCTTCAGTACGGTCCTGCCACGGGTTTTCTTCCGCTGCGGGAATTCATCGCCCGCTGGTTCGGCCGGCAGGTACCGGAAGTCATGGTCGGCAACGGCTCTCTCGAACTGTTCGGCTTTTTGTGCGAAGCCTGCCTGCGCCCCGGCGACGTGGTCTTTGTCGAAAGCCCGACCTACGACCGCGCCCTCACCATACTGCAGAAGCATGGCGTCGAGATTGTCGGCATCGATGTCGGCGTCGACGGCATCGATCTCGCCATGTTCGAGGCGGCGTTGCGCCGCCACACGCCGAAACTGGTTTATCTGATTCCCGATTTCCAGAATCCCACGGGCATGTGCACGCCGCTGGCGGCGCGGCAGCAAATCGCCGACTGGTCGGCGCAGCACGATTTTCTGATCGTCGAAGATGGCCCGTATGGTTTTTTACGTTATACCGGCCGCGACATTCCGACCATGGTCAGCCTGGCGCCCGATCGTACGGTACACCTGAGCTCATTTACCAAATTAATCAGTCCCGGACTGCGCGTCGGTTTCATGCTGGGCAATCCGGCTATCATCGACGCAGTCAGCCGCGTGGCCGAGAGTTATTACATCACGCCTGGCTATTTTTCCCAGGGGGTCATCGCCGAGTGGTGCAATGGCGGGCTGCTCGATGCTCAACTGACGAAGCTGCGCGGCCTGTATGCGCCGCGTCTTGCAGCACTGCTGGAGGCGCTCGACCGCCATTTGCCGGGCCGCCTCGTCGGGCGGCCCGAAGGGGGCTTCTTTGCCGCGATCACGCTGGATGCGGGGATGGACGAGGCGGAGCTGCTCGGCCTGGCGCGCGACGCTGGCGTGATTCTTTCATCCGGCAACGCGTTTTTCGTGCATGCCCCGTCTCACCGTTTCATCCGGCTGCCGTTCTGTGCCTTGCCGCCGGACGTCATCGAGGAGGGCGTCCGCCGCCTTGCCAGCATGGTCGCCGCGACGCAGGCGCGGCAGCCGTCATGGGCGTAG
- a CDS encoding PLP-dependent aminotransferase family protein: MITIDRCSALPLTDQIVEQFSTFVQQGVLGAGMRLPSIRRFAQNVGVSTYTAVIAYDRLVALGLVVSQASSGFFVARSQPRAPAARRDDDNTGASGELDAIWLTRSAAEIDEDWVAAGSGALPRSWLADVNSHSLVPRIWRSFGDRHSNVPAQGLSSLRAALAAYLGKENIFVDPAHIVTTAGATQALDLICRAVLTRGDCVVVENPTYPMLLSRLRQEGVKIIPIPRGPDGIDVAMLERVCAHTVPKLVFTQSALHNPTGFTSSLSNNHRLLSLAERFQFTIAEDDTYGDLAQGTPSRLAQLAGLHHVIYYRSFSKAMGTAVRVGFVAAAPGMTERLLEAKIHSVSNCSRIDESIVLELLQGGRYRKHTERLAQRLGLARVAAIKALDGLGLHVDPQADGLFLWTELAPGVAIAPLVRAAYREKILLAPGNIFSAAECDAGKDNYASYLRLNVAAARNIRLSDFLRAQCPTSPARQRHGAPDAMAMHLHVAQN, from the coding sequence ATAGATAGATGTTCCGCATTACCGTTGACTGATCAGATTGTTGAACAATTTAGTACGTTTGTTCAACAAGGCGTGCTGGGTGCCGGGATGCGCTTGCCGTCGATCAGGCGTTTCGCGCAAAACGTCGGCGTCAGCACTTATACGGCAGTGATCGCTTATGATCGCCTGGTCGCATTGGGCCTGGTCGTCAGCCAGGCCTCCAGCGGCTTTTTCGTCGCCCGGAGCCAGCCAAGGGCGCCTGCCGCCAGGCGCGACGACGATAATACCGGCGCAAGCGGGGAGCTCGATGCGATCTGGCTCACGCGCAGTGCCGCCGAGATCGACGAAGACTGGGTCGCGGCCGGCAGCGGCGCATTACCGCGCAGTTGGCTCGCCGACGTCAACAGCCACAGTCTGGTGCCGAGAATATGGCGCAGCTTCGGCGACCGGCATTCAAACGTTCCGGCCCAAGGGCTGTCGTCGCTGCGCGCAGCCTTGGCGGCATACCTGGGCAAGGAAAACATCTTTGTGGATCCGGCGCATATCGTCACCACTGCCGGCGCCACCCAGGCGCTGGACCTGATTTGCCGCGCCGTGCTGACACGGGGCGATTGTGTCGTCGTCGAAAATCCCACCTATCCGATGCTGCTGAGCCGTTTGCGCCAGGAAGGCGTCAAGATCATTCCGATCCCGCGCGGTCCCGACGGGATCGACGTGGCGATGCTGGAACGGGTCTGCGCGCATACCGTGCCCAAGCTCGTCTTCACCCAGTCGGCGTTGCACAATCCGACTGGCTTCACCAGCAGCCTGAGCAACAACCACCGCCTGCTCAGCCTGGCAGAGCGCTTTCAATTTACGATCGCCGAAGACGACACTTACGGCGATTTGGCGCAGGGCACGCCATCCAGGCTGGCGCAATTGGCGGGGCTGCACCATGTGATTTATTATCGCTCGTTCAGCAAGGCCATGGGCACGGCGGTACGCGTCGGCTTCGTCGCCGCGGCCCCGGGCATGACTGAACGCTTGCTGGAAGCAAAAATTCACAGCGTATCAAACTGTTCCCGGATCGACGAATCCATCGTGCTGGAATTACTGCAGGGCGGGCGCTATCGCAAACATACCGAGCGACTGGCGCAGCGGCTCGGGCTGGCCCGTGTCGCTGCAATCAAGGCATTGGACGGGCTCGGGCTGCACGTTGACCCGCAGGCGGATGGTTTGTTTCTCTGGACCGAACTGGCCCCTGGCGTCGCCATCGCGCCGTTGGTCCGCGCGGCCTACAGGGAAAAAATCCTTCTTGCTCCAGGCAATATTTTTTCGGCGGCGGAATGCGATGCGGGCAAGGACAACTATGCCTCCTACCTGCGCCTGAATGTGGCGGCAGCAAGAAATATCCGTCTGTCCGATTTTCTGCGCGCACAGTGCCCAACGTCACCTGCGCGGCAACGCCACGGCGCGCCCGACGCCATGGCCATGCATTTACACGTCGCGCAGAATTGA
- the purU gene encoding formyltetrahydrofolate deformylase encodes MGNESEAICWDPALRRDDRGESTTEHVLLLNCPNGRGMAHQVSCFLTEQGCHISDAAQHSDARAQRLFMRIRFSSGDPADVSARFGTFAARFHMEWTMHDALRPIRVVVMVSKFGHCLNDLLFRAKHGLLAVEICAVVSNHTDCADLAASYQIPFFHFPVQAPVSGATAGHEERLIAFLNNAAIDLVVLARYMQVLSPGLCRLLSGRVVNIHHSFLPSFKGAKPYGQAYERGVKLIGATAHFVTEDLDEGPIIEQEVIRVDHTHAPEQLSALGTDTECIVLARAIKWIAEFRVILDGRKTVIFN; translated from the coding sequence ATGGGAAACGAAAGCGAAGCGATATGCTGGGACCCGGCGCTGCGCCGCGACGACCGCGGCGAGAGCACAACCGAGCATGTGTTGCTCTTGAACTGTCCCAACGGACGCGGCATGGCGCACCAGGTCTCCTGCTTCCTGACGGAACAGGGCTGCCATATCAGCGATGCGGCGCAGCACAGCGATGCGCGGGCGCAGCGGCTGTTCATGCGGATTCGCTTCAGCAGCGGCGATCCGGCCGATGTGTCGGCACGCTTCGGCACCTTCGCCGCGCGCTTTCACATGGAATGGACCATGCACGATGCGCTGCGCCCGATCCGGGTAGTGGTGATGGTGTCGAAGTTCGGCCATTGCCTGAACGACTTGCTGTTTCGTGCCAAGCACGGCTTGCTGGCGGTCGAGATCTGCGCCGTGGTCTCCAACCATACCGACTGCGCTGACCTGGCCGCCAGTTATCAGATTCCGTTTTTCCACTTTCCCGTGCAAGCGCCAGTCTCGGGCGCTACGGCCGGCCATGAAGAGCGGCTGATTGCGTTCCTGAATAACGCGGCGATTGACCTGGTTGTGCTTGCCAGGTATATGCAAGTGCTGTCGCCCGGATTATGTCGTCTGCTCAGCGGGCGGGTGGTGAATATTCATCACTCCTTTTTGCCCAGTTTCAAGGGCGCGAAACCCTATGGGCAGGCGTATGAACGCGGCGTCAAGTTGATCGGCGCCACCGCGCATTTCGTGACCGAGGACCTGGATGAAGGACCGATCATCGAGCAAGAGGTGATCCGGGTCGATCATACCCATGCTCCCGAACAGCTCAGCGCCTTGGGTACCGATACGGAATGCATCGTGCTCGCCCGCGCCATCAAATGGATCGCGGAATTCAGGGTCATCCTGGATGGCCGCAAAACGGTGATCTTCAACTGA